The proteins below are encoded in one region of Fibrella aestuarina BUZ 2:
- the thrA gene encoding bifunctional aspartate kinase/homoserine dehydrogenase I: protein MHVLKFGGTSVGSVESIRQVIRIVDSHRQQSNPIAVVLSAMGGVTNQLIEIGRMATNGQLDYMELARRIEDRHFNVIKALIPIKEQSKVFATVRGTINELEDLLRGVSLIRELTPRTMDLIMSFGERLSNLVVAECVKAGGTPATFCDARDLIKTDAQFGHAEVNYTLTTPLVQGYFADLSNSSSPIPFVTGFIGSTEKGETTTLGRGGSDYTASILGAALNAEVIDIWTDVDGMMTADPRKVPNAFNIPTITYAEAMELSHFGAKVIYPPSLQPAFARNIPIRVLNTFNADHPGTLVSRTAERRQYTITGISSIDDVALVNVQGSGMIGVAGVSAKLFGVLAAHRISVILISQASSEHSICFAIDPKGADRVKAILDAEFAVDIDHGHIDNISIERDLSIIATVGEGMRKSSGIAGKLFSVLGKNGVNIVAVAQGSSEINISVVITKNNLSKALNALHNVFFQSEARVLNVFLVGTGLIGQTLLRQIHAQDAYLRQEKLLKICVVGLANTKKMVLDPKGLNLEQWQDAQQIDGVTTSLEAFVEKIKSYNLPNSVFIDCTSDKDIVQHYESLLDANISVVTPNKVANSGSYAEYRRLQRTALNRGVKFLYETNVGAGLPIINTLQGLLTSGDRFLKIEAILSGTLSYIFNSFAPGSKFVDVVREAKEKGYTEPDPRDDLSGQDVARKILILAREAGFELEPSDVTVETLLPPACLAAPTIPAFFDSLEAENGYFEKLLSDASDRGEKLRMIATFENGKAVIGLRGVGPEHPFYQLTGADNIISFTTERYKERPLVIKGPGAGAEVTASGVFADMVSIGSYLG, encoded by the coding sequence ATGCACGTTCTCAAATTTGGCGGCACATCGGTTGGCTCGGTCGAGAGCATCCGGCAGGTAATCCGCATCGTTGACTCCCACCGCCAGCAGTCGAACCCTATTGCCGTTGTGTTGTCGGCGATGGGTGGCGTTACCAATCAGCTCATCGAAATCGGGCGTATGGCCACCAACGGGCAGCTCGACTACATGGAGCTGGCGCGGCGGATTGAAGACCGTCATTTCAACGTCATCAAAGCGTTGATTCCCATCAAGGAGCAGAGCAAGGTGTTTGCGACCGTGCGCGGGACGATCAACGAACTCGAAGACCTGCTGCGGGGCGTGTCGCTCATTCGCGAACTCACCCCCCGCACCATGGACCTGATTATGAGCTTTGGCGAACGGCTGTCGAACCTCGTGGTGGCCGAGTGCGTGAAAGCAGGCGGCACACCTGCTACGTTCTGCGACGCCCGCGATCTGATCAAGACCGACGCGCAGTTTGGGCATGCCGAGGTGAATTATACGTTGACGACCCCGCTGGTGCAGGGCTATTTTGCGGACCTGAGCAACTCATCGTCGCCAATTCCGTTCGTGACGGGCTTTATCGGCTCGACCGAGAAAGGCGAGACGACCACGCTGGGCCGGGGCGGCTCCGATTATACGGCCAGTATTCTGGGCGCGGCGCTCAACGCCGAGGTCATCGACATCTGGACCGACGTGGATGGCATGATGACGGCCGACCCGCGCAAGGTACCCAACGCCTTCAACATCCCGACGATCACCTACGCCGAGGCCATGGAGCTGAGCCATTTTGGCGCGAAGGTGATCTACCCGCCCAGCCTCCAACCCGCTTTCGCCCGCAACATTCCGATTCGGGTGCTCAACACCTTCAACGCCGATCACCCAGGTACGTTGGTGAGCCGCACCGCCGAGCGTCGGCAGTATACGATCACCGGCATTTCGAGCATCGACGATGTGGCGCTGGTGAACGTGCAGGGGTCGGGAATGATCGGGGTGGCGGGCGTATCGGCCAAGCTGTTTGGCGTCCTGGCCGCGCACCGCATCAGCGTCATTCTGATCTCGCAGGCGTCGTCGGAGCACTCGATCTGTTTCGCCATCGATCCGAAAGGCGCCGACCGGGTGAAGGCCATTCTGGACGCTGAATTTGCCGTCGACATTGACCACGGGCATATCGACAACATCAGCATTGAGCGCGACTTGAGCATCATCGCGACGGTGGGCGAAGGCATGCGCAAGTCGAGTGGTATTGCCGGTAAGCTATTTTCGGTGCTGGGTAAAAACGGGGTCAACATCGTGGCGGTGGCCCAGGGGTCGTCGGAGATCAACATCTCGGTAGTGATTACGAAGAACAACCTCTCGAAAGCCCTCAACGCCTTGCACAACGTGTTCTTCCAGTCGGAAGCGCGCGTGCTGAACGTATTCCTGGTCGGTACCGGGCTGATCGGACAGACGCTGCTGCGCCAGATCCACGCGCAGGACGCCTACCTGCGGCAGGAGAAACTGCTCAAAATCTGCGTGGTGGGTTTGGCCAATACCAAAAAGATGGTGCTCGACCCGAAAGGCCTGAACCTCGAACAATGGCAGGACGCGCAACAGATCGACGGCGTAACGACCTCGCTGGAGGCCTTTGTCGAGAAGATCAAATCGTATAACCTACCCAACTCGGTCTTCATCGACTGCACCTCGGACAAAGACATCGTGCAGCATTACGAGTCGCTGCTCGACGCCAACATTTCGGTGGTGACACCCAATAAGGTGGCCAACTCGGGTTCGTATGCCGAATACCGCCGCCTGCAACGCACGGCGCTGAACCGGGGCGTAAAGTTCCTGTACGAGACCAACGTGGGCGCGGGTCTGCCCATCATCAACACCTTGCAGGGCCTGCTCACGTCGGGCGACCGGTTCCTGAAAATCGAAGCGATCCTGTCAGGTACGTTGTCCTACATTTTCAACTCGTTTGCGCCAGGGTCCAAGTTTGTCGATGTGGTACGGGAAGCCAAAGAGAAGGGCTATACCGAGCCCGACCCGCGAGACGACCTTAGCGGGCAAGACGTGGCCCGGAAGATCCTGATTCTGGCGCGGGAAGCCGGTTTTGAGCTGGAACCCAGCGATGTTACGGTCGAAACACTGCTCCCCCCCGCCTGCCTGGCCGCCCCCACGATCCCGGCGTTTTTCGACTCGCTCGAGGCAGAGAATGGGTATTTTGAAAAACTCCTGAGCGACGCCAGCGACCGGGGCGAAAAGCTGCGGATGATCGCTACGTTCGAGAATGGTAAAGCTGTGATCGGCCTGCGCGGCGTGGGTCCCGAACACCCGTTCTACCAACTAACCGGCGCCGACAACATCATCTCGTTCACCACCGAGCGTTACAAAGAGCGCCCGCTGGTGATTAAAGGCCCCGGCGCCGGTGCCGAAGTGACGGCCTCCGGCGTCTTCGCCGACATGGTTAGCATCGGGAGCTATCTGGGGTAA